A single window of Rubripirellula lacrimiformis DNA harbors:
- a CDS encoding glycosyltransferase family 4 protein — MNPFKIAFVGIGQNYPSHVWMGRMKQMLGDHVVLNVDDLRNTPRGSNLSDDTHYIPRKVSRAKRAMRSIGLVRQTDDAMRSQWLLNQIRESKASSVFVHFLDFATKFNDVWNRLDIPIVVHCHGYDITWDVRHHVHQTPLHPVDYPSSVRSLPDNVWFIANSNYTRNQLLKLDINPRKIFLKRFGVPLSNRPRVSTASDRPQVLFLGRLVDFKGPLETVEAFGQIAGNHPGSRLEIAGSGGLSTDLNDLIRDRNLQSAVHCHGAVDQATGAAMRQRSAIFTAHNQTGAVTRQCEAFGVSLLEAMGEGVPVVTGRSGGIVDFIQSDQNGMLFEPGDIDSHAGMLDDLMSSAKRRESLGAAAWETVRDGYQSHHEKSDLLRIFREVSDTVAAPTIAAPTIVDRPLADVVKRAA; from the coding sequence ATCGGCCAAAACTATCCATCCCATGTTTGGATGGGGCGAATGAAACAGATGCTTGGCGACCATGTGGTTCTGAATGTGGACGATCTGCGGAACACGCCACGCGGGTCGAATCTTTCGGACGACACCCACTACATTCCTCGCAAGGTCAGCCGAGCCAAGCGTGCCATGCGATCGATCGGTTTGGTCCGACAGACCGACGATGCGATGCGATCGCAGTGGCTATTGAACCAGATTCGGGAATCGAAGGCTTCGTCGGTGTTTGTTCATTTCCTGGACTTTGCGACCAAGTTCAACGATGTCTGGAATCGTCTGGACATTCCCATCGTCGTCCATTGCCACGGGTACGACATCACCTGGGACGTTCGCCATCACGTCCACCAAACTCCGCTGCACCCGGTCGACTATCCATCATCCGTCCGGTCGTTGCCGGACAACGTGTGGTTCATCGCCAATTCAAACTACACGCGGAACCAACTATTGAAGCTTGACATCAACCCCAGGAAGATCTTTCTGAAACGGTTCGGGGTTCCTTTGTCGAACAGGCCGCGAGTGTCGACGGCGTCGGATCGTCCGCAGGTGTTGTTCCTGGGTCGGTTGGTTGATTTCAAAGGACCGCTAGAAACCGTTGAAGCCTTCGGCCAGATCGCCGGCAACCATCCTGGTTCGCGGCTTGAAATCGCTGGCAGCGGCGGGCTGTCCACCGATTTGAATGATTTGATCCGGGATCGCAACCTCCAATCGGCTGTCCACTGTCACGGGGCGGTCGACCAGGCCACCGGTGCAGCGATGCGACAGCGGTCGGCGATCTTTACCGCGCACAATCAAACCGGCGCGGTCACGCGGCAGTGCGAAGCGTTTGGTGTCAGCCTGTTAGAAGCCATGGGCGAAGGCGTCCCCGTCGTCACCGGTCGCAGCGGCGGCATCGTCGATTTTATCCAAAGCGACCAAAACGGGATGCTGTTCGAACCCGGTGACATCGATTCGCACGCCGGGATGCTGGACGACCTGATGTCATCGGCCAAGCGACGAGAATCACTCGGCGCCGCAGCCTGGGAAACCGTCCGTGACGGTTACCAATCCCATCACGAAAAGTCCGACCTGCTGCGAATCTTTCGCGAGGTCAGCGATACCGTCGCCGCCCCCACAATTGCCGCCCCCACAATTGTCGATCGCCCATTGGCCGACGTGGTCAAGCGAGCGGCTTGA
- a CDS encoding glycosyltransferase family 2 protein, with amino-acid sequence MFDVPIAFVTFNRPDSARATFQCIQRLQPRTLFLISDGPRADRDGEAERVAQTRQVTDQIDWDCDVTRIYADDNLGCGRRISSGITQALQSVERLIVMEDDCVADASFFPFCQSVLDRYADDERVMAVSGNNFQQGRRRGDASYYFSKYPHCWGWATWRRAWQQFDLGIPDWPAFRDAGGLRSVCSSQREIQYWTEIFDKVHQGQSQSWAFPWTLATWMNHGLTVLPQVNLVRNTGFGEDATHTRKSNSTSNLPTCSIDQIQHPGWIVQDVDADQFTDNLVFSGTGGHGPLKRMERGFRKLRKSIRSKLS; translated from the coding sequence ATGTTCGATGTACCGATCGCATTCGTCACGTTCAATCGTCCTGATTCTGCGCGGGCGACCTTTCAGTGCATCCAAAGGTTGCAACCGCGAACCTTGTTCCTGATCAGCGATGGCCCCAGGGCAGACCGCGACGGCGAGGCCGAACGCGTCGCACAGACTCGACAGGTTACCGACCAGATCGACTGGGATTGTGACGTCACGCGGATCTATGCGGATGACAATTTGGGATGTGGCCGACGGATCAGTTCGGGCATCACCCAGGCGCTGCAGTCGGTCGAACGATTGATCGTGATGGAAGACGACTGTGTGGCTGACGCTTCGTTCTTTCCGTTTTGCCAAAGCGTGCTGGATCGCTATGCCGACGACGAACGTGTGATGGCGGTCAGCGGCAACAATTTCCAACAGGGACGCCGCCGCGGCGACGCCAGCTATTACTTTTCTAAGTACCCGCATTGTTGGGGTTGGGCAACGTGGCGACGTGCCTGGCAGCAGTTCGATCTGGGCATCCCGGACTGGCCCGCCTTTCGAGACGCAGGCGGTTTACGGTCGGTCTGTTCCAGCCAACGCGAAATTCAGTACTGGACCGAGATCTTCGACAAGGTCCATCAGGGGCAAAGCCAAAGTTGGGCGTTCCCATGGACGCTGGCCACTTGGATGAACCATGGGTTGACGGTTTTGCCGCAAGTCAATTTGGTGCGTAATACCGGGTTTGGTGAAGACGCCACCCACACCCGCAAATCGAATTCGACGTCGAACCTGCCGACCTGCTCGATCGACCAGATCCAACATCCAGGTTGGATCGTTCAGGATGTCGACGCCGACCAGTTCACCGACAACCTGGTCTTCAGTGGCACCGGTGGCCATGGTCCGCTGAAGCGGATGGAACGCGGCTTTCGCAAACTCCGGAAATCGATCCGGTCGAAATTGTCTTAG
- a CDS encoding glycosyltransferase: MQINHFNSLLDGGAATAARRLHSELVRSGLDSRFYYSASQGMRDELDHSYAIARWRRQGWGQSVVDYLRFRSGRQELKKLTRRRPSGHEIFSTPQGGPHTPWPPVDRTNPSKDAADQRQIIQLHWIAKFLDYTSFFGSIDPDQPVVWTLHDMNALTGGCHFSDGCQRFQFGCGGCPQLPSNIQTSAPSTNPSGMDPSAMDPSAGDDAGNGRPNVQDISRRYFAEKQAALANVNLHIAAPSRWLLDAAKSSPMLSAARSFHHIPYGISTDDYYPMNRDEARARLGIDPGATVFCFGAMDVKSRRKGAHHMLRALSHIADLPNVEGLVFGSGKLPDSDQSMPKMHQVGPVRGLLAQRTIYSAADVFVLPSLEDNLPLTGLEAMACGTAVVGFDAGGIPDYVRPGSTGLLARTGDAEDLGQKLRSILSDPAQAIALGRGARRTIEREYRSRQEAAAYRSLYAELLGESSAPRSIAA, from the coding sequence GTGCAGATCAATCATTTCAATAGTCTTCTGGATGGTGGCGCTGCAACTGCCGCTCGTCGGTTGCACTCTGAATTGGTGCGATCGGGCTTGGATAGCCGGTTCTATTATTCGGCTAGCCAGGGCATGCGGGACGAACTCGACCACTCTTACGCGATCGCACGCTGGCGACGTCAGGGTTGGGGGCAATCGGTCGTCGACTATCTGCGTTTTCGCAGCGGGCGTCAGGAACTGAAAAAGCTGACTCGGCGACGACCCAGCGGTCACGAAATTTTCAGCACTCCGCAAGGCGGGCCGCACACACCTTGGCCGCCGGTTGATCGAACCAACCCGTCCAAGGACGCGGCCGACCAACGCCAGATCATCCAACTGCACTGGATCGCCAAGTTCCTGGATTACACCAGTTTCTTTGGATCGATCGATCCGGACCAACCCGTGGTGTGGACGCTTCATGACATGAACGCGCTGACCGGCGGCTGCCACTTTAGCGACGGTTGTCAACGATTTCAGTTCGGTTGTGGCGGATGTCCCCAATTGCCATCGAACATCCAAACATCGGCCCCGTCAACCAATCCATCGGGAATGGATCCATCGGCAATGGATCCATCGGCCGGGGACGATGCGGGCAACGGACGCCCGAATGTCCAAGACATCAGTCGCCGCTACTTTGCGGAAAAGCAAGCCGCACTGGCCAACGTGAACCTGCACATCGCAGCGCCTAGCCGTTGGTTGTTGGACGCTGCCAAATCCAGCCCGATGCTGTCTGCGGCGCGATCGTTTCACCACATCCCGTACGGAATTTCGACCGACGATTATTACCCGATGAATCGGGACGAAGCACGAGCCCGGTTGGGGATCGATCCGGGCGCAACGGTGTTCTGTTTTGGTGCGATGGATGTCAAAAGTCGCCGCAAAGGTGCCCACCATATGCTGCGGGCACTTTCCCACATCGCCGACCTGCCGAATGTCGAAGGCTTGGTCTTTGGCAGTGGCAAGCTACCCGATAGCGACCAATCGATGCCCAAGATGCATCAGGTGGGGCCGGTGCGAGGTTTGTTGGCCCAGCGGACGATCTACAGCGCGGCGGACGTATTCGTGCTGCCATCGCTAGAGGACAATCTTCCGTTGACAGGGTTGGAAGCGATGGCCTGTGGGACGGCGGTGGTCGGCTTTGATGCCGGTGGAATTCCAGACTATGTTCGTCCAGGTTCCACAGGACTGCTGGCACGGACCGGCGATGCCGAAGACCTGGGCCAGAAACTGCGATCGATCCTGAGCGATCCCGCCCAAGCGATCGCTCTCGGACGCGGCGCTCGTCGCACCATCGAACGCGAATACCGCAGCCGCCAGGAAGCCGCCGCCTATCGTTCGTTGTACGCCGAACTGCTAGGCGAATCATCCGCACCGCGATCGATCGCCGCTTGA
- a CDS encoding O-fucosyltransferase family protein produces the protein MIVIARNYGQLGNRLMLSANLIAAACELDVPLRNPSFSQYASYFTSTANDLWCRFPSRSDDATTTAPPRPIARQALYRSVYLTGRTLAHLRMTRLPFHLIRMTGERKFDLQSAEFASMARSGRPVLVSGWHFHAGSWLHKHADVIRDFYRIRPDHQRNVDELVGRARSTSDILVGVHVRGGDYATFKNGRYFYSIPKYVAAMKRIRDRFSGAKVTFLVCGNVPLVQEDFGDLDVHFGTGQMVEDMYSFAAADLLIGPPSTFTGWASFYGQIPLWAMNSADEPFDAVRLPPGSRLNQIMNPVAGDGIAAA, from the coding sequence ATGATCGTGATCGCTCGAAATTACGGCCAACTGGGCAACCGGTTGATGTTGTCGGCCAACCTGATTGCCGCCGCCTGTGAATTGGACGTTCCGCTGCGGAATCCATCGTTTTCACAGTACGCCAGCTATTTCACGTCCACGGCCAATGATCTGTGGTGTCGGTTTCCGTCACGATCGGATGACGCCACCACCACTGCCCCGCCCCGCCCGATCGCTCGCCAAGCGTTGTATCGATCGGTCTATCTGACGGGTCGGACGCTGGCGCACCTGCGGATGACACGGCTGCCGTTCCATCTGATTCGGATGACGGGCGAACGAAAGTTTGATCTGCAATCCGCTGAATTTGCCAGCATGGCTCGAAGCGGCCGTCCGGTCCTGGTCAGCGGCTGGCACTTCCACGCCGGCAGCTGGTTGCACAAACACGCCGACGTGATTCGCGACTTTTATCGCATCCGGCCTGACCATCAACGCAACGTCGATGAACTGGTCGGCCGGGCTCGTTCGACCAGCGATATCCTGGTCGGCGTGCACGTTCGCGGCGGCGATTATGCCACGTTCAAAAACGGACGCTACTTTTATTCGATCCCCAAGTACGTCGCGGCGATGAAACGTATCCGTGATCGCTTCAGCGGCGCAAAGGTTACTTTCTTGGTCTGTGGCAACGTGCCGTTGGTGCAAGAAGACTTTGGCGATCTGGACGTCCATTTTGGGACCGGCCAAATGGTCGAAGACATGTATTCGTTCGCCGCCGCCGACCTGTTGATCGGGCCGCCGAGCACCTTCACCGGGTGGGCGTCGTTCTATGGCCAGATCCCGCTGTGGGCAATGAATTCTGCGGATGAACCGTTCGACGCGGTCCGTCTACCGCCGGGCAGCCGGCTGAACCAGATCATGAACCCGGTTGCCGGCGACGGGATCGCAGCAGCCTAA
- a CDS encoding FkbM family methyltransferase: MDRLELLRRWDERRNQSALAAPAQWLDWRIHKKLAKWTGRARKRQANLFWGQPMTIVYPENVSNRIGRHGYFEDDVTAMFLDVLRPGMVIYDIGSHYGFFSLLASEIVGATGQVLAWEPTPSTFALLSENADRRENITAVNLAAFSCTGSLRFLQQDVRDSSLNFVVHESESVDCPGAHVITVPAVALDDYVTEHPEPDFLKIDAEGAEGQILEGMIEIIKRSHPGISLEMGDRVNEKTGNRPCRENVEFLMDHGYQPFEYRNRQRHAHQIETRYQYKNLLFRHPQWRFMESGSAAQAPCQQHSSETDHQPTGFAQPR, translated from the coding sequence ATGGATCGTCTTGAATTGCTTCGACGATGGGACGAGCGTCGCAATCAATCCGCGCTGGCCGCGCCGGCTCAGTGGCTGGACTGGCGAATCCACAAGAAACTGGCCAAGTGGACCGGCCGGGCCAGGAAGCGACAAGCCAATCTGTTCTGGGGTCAGCCGATGACAATCGTCTATCCCGAAAACGTTTCCAATCGAATCGGCCGTCACGGATACTTCGAAGACGACGTAACAGCGATGTTCCTGGACGTGCTGCGCCCCGGCATGGTCATCTACGACATCGGTTCGCACTACGGATTCTTTAGCCTGTTGGCGTCCGAGATCGTGGGTGCCACCGGCCAAGTCTTGGCATGGGAACCAACCCCGTCGACCTTTGCATTGCTAAGCGAAAACGCGGACCGCCGCGAAAACATCACCGCCGTGAACCTAGCCGCATTCTCGTGCACCGGATCGCTGCGGTTCCTGCAGCAGGACGTTCGCGATAGCTCGCTGAACTTTGTCGTGCACGAGTCCGAATCGGTTGACTGCCCCGGTGCCCATGTGATCACGGTCCCGGCGGTCGCTCTGGATGACTACGTCACCGAGCACCCGGAACCCGACTTTCTGAAGATCGATGCCGAAGGCGCCGAAGGACAGATTTTGGAAGGCATGATCGAGATCATCAAGCGATCGCATCCCGGCATCAGCCTGGAAATGGGCGACCGAGTGAACGAGAAGACGGGCAATCGACCGTGCCGCGAAAATGTCGAATTCCTGATGGATCACGGTTACCAGCCCTTCGAATATCGCAACCGACAACGGCACGCACACCAGATCGAAACGCGATACCAGTACAAGAATCTGTTGTTCCGCCACCCCCAGTGGCGATTCATGGAATCGGGCTCAGCAGCCCAAGCCCCATGCCAACAACACAGCAGCGAAACGGATCATCAACCGACCGGATTCGCCCAACCTCGCTGA
- the aroF gene encoding 3-deoxy-7-phosphoheptulonate synthase, producing the protein MILILKNLATDDQIDHVLRRVEEMGLQHHLSRGTHRTIVGIIGDEDQLREEPLRAIPGVAQVVPVLPPYKLASRDAHPESSIVDVSGVKIGGGHLGMIAGPCSVEDPDRMFRIAEKVVASGANLFRGGAYKPRTSPYAFQGMGEDGLKLLREVGNRYNIPVVTEVTDPRLVELVSGYADMLQVGARNMQNFALLTEVGKSKRPVLLKRGMSATITDLLMCAEYILSQGNMNVVLCERGIKSFDPATRNLFDVAAVPLVQQLSHLPIIVDPSHATGRPDLIPACAMAGLAAGADGVHIEVHDCPEVAKSDGPQALLPEQYDQLAGQMKSLAALLGKQFSTLPGSPNPSASDPQSSINSETVV; encoded by the coding sequence GTGATCCTGATCCTGAAGAACCTCGCCACCGACGATCAAATTGATCACGTATTGCGGCGCGTCGAGGAAATGGGGCTCCAGCATCACCTAAGCCGGGGCACTCACCGAACGATCGTGGGGATCATCGGCGACGAGGATCAGCTTCGCGAGGAACCTTTGCGAGCGATTCCCGGCGTGGCCCAAGTCGTGCCGGTCCTGCCCCCCTACAAACTGGCATCACGGGATGCCCACCCCGAGTCCAGCATCGTGGACGTATCGGGAGTCAAGATTGGCGGTGGCCATTTGGGCATGATTGCCGGTCCGTGCAGCGTCGAAGACCCCGACCGGATGTTTCGAATCGCAGAGAAGGTCGTCGCATCGGGCGCCAACCTATTCCGCGGCGGTGCGTACAAACCACGCACCAGCCCCTATGCATTTCAGGGCATGGGCGAAGACGGGCTGAAATTGCTTCGCGAAGTCGGCAACCGATACAATATCCCTGTGGTGACCGAAGTAACCGATCCACGGTTGGTCGAATTGGTATCCGGGTACGCCGACATGCTGCAGGTCGGGGCCCGAAACATGCAAAATTTCGCCCTGCTGACGGAAGTTGGCAAATCGAAGCGGCCGGTGCTGCTGAAGCGTGGCATGAGTGCGACGATCACCGATTTGCTGATGTGCGCCGAATACATTCTGTCGCAGGGCAACATGAACGTGGTGCTGTGCGAACGAGGCATCAAGAGTTTTGACCCGGCAACACGAAACCTATTCGACGTCGCTGCCGTACCGCTGGTCCAGCAACTCTCGCACCTGCCGATCATCGTCGACCCATCTCACGCCACCGGCCGTCCGGATTTGATTCCGGCCTGTGCGATGGCGGGTTTGGCGGCGGGCGCCGACGGCGTCCACATCGAAGTGCACGATTGCCCGGAAGTTGCCAAAAGCGACGGTCCGCAAGCGCTGCTGCCTGAACAATACGACCAACTGGCTGGCCAGATGAAGAGTCTGGCGGCGTTGCTTGGCAAACAATTTTCTACACTGCCCGGTTCGCCGAACCCGTCAGCATCTGATCCTCAATCATCCATCAACTCGGAGACAGTCGTTTGA
- the tpiA gene encoding triose-phosphate isomerase, with the protein MTRRILIAGNWKMNTRRAGAVELAKGIVAGVGDEPSVDVALCPPSVYLTVVADAVAGTPIGLGAQNLYAADDGAFTGEVNASMLTDVGCRYVILGHSERRAIMGETDQQISEKLHAALAGNLIPIVCVGETLEDRESGSTEKVVETQLRGSLDGLDDARAAGVVIAYEPVWAIGTGKTASPAQAEEVHAFIRKLLGELFGDDVAGQMRIQYGGSVKPGNAKELLGQPNIDGALVGGASLKVEDFMGIINPA; encoded by the coding sequence TTGACACGCCGAATTCTGATCGCAGGCAACTGGAAAATGAACACCCGTCGCGCCGGGGCCGTTGAACTCGCCAAAGGCATCGTTGCCGGCGTGGGCGACGAACCGTCGGTCGATGTGGCTCTGTGCCCACCATCGGTGTACTTGACTGTGGTGGCCGATGCCGTCGCGGGCACACCGATCGGACTAGGTGCCCAAAACCTTTACGCCGCCGATGACGGAGCCTTCACCGGCGAAGTCAACGCGTCGATGCTGACCGATGTGGGCTGCCGCTACGTGATCCTGGGTCACAGCGAACGCCGCGCGATCATGGGCGAAACCGATCAACAGATCAGCGAAAAGCTGCACGCCGCTTTGGCTGGCAATCTGATCCCGATCGTTTGTGTTGGCGAAACGCTGGAAGATCGCGAATCCGGCAGCACCGAAAAGGTTGTCGAAACGCAACTCCGCGGCTCGCTAGACGGACTCGACGACGCTCGCGCCGCTGGCGTCGTGATCGCCTACGAACCGGTTTGGGCCATCGGCACCGGCAAAACGGCATCGCCAGCACAAGCCGAAGAGGTTCATGCATTCATTCGTAAGTTGCTGGGCGAATTGTTCGGCGATGATGTGGCCGGCCAAATGCGAATTCAGTACGGTGGCAGCGTCAAACCGGGCAACGCCAAGGAATTGCTGGGTCAACCGAATATCGACGGTGCCCTCGTGGGCGGTGCCAGCCTGAAAGTCGAAGACTTCATGGGCATCATCAACCCAGCCTAA
- the secG gene encoding preprotein translocase subunit SecG, with amino-acid sequence MTFLLIGSVSSTMLGFLMGFLSLFLILLILIQRGKGGGLSGALGGPGGQSAFGSKAGDTFTVITVVVAAVWGFTCAFTMWLLGTHATAPIADSAVTAGPGDADSTGNTLSVPPLGGDASSLSGSESSISGGELVPKPAPATATATDAAETATTPDAAATPQTPATTDAAAETDQPAAESAESTATEATTEPADNASGEDSAEATDK; translated from the coding sequence ATGACGTTCCTGCTAATCGGCTCCGTTTCCAGCACCATGCTCGGATTCTTGATGGGCTTTCTGTCGCTGTTTTTGATCCTGTTGATCCTGATCCAACGAGGCAAAGGCGGCGGATTGAGCGGTGCTTTGGGTGGCCCCGGTGGGCAAAGTGCCTTTGGTAGTAAAGCCGGTGACACGTTCACCGTCATCACAGTCGTCGTGGCCGCCGTTTGGGGTTTCACCTGTGCATTCACGATGTGGTTGCTGGGCACCCACGCCACGGCACCCATCGCCGACAGCGCCGTTACGGCCGGCCCTGGCGATGCCGATTCAACCGGCAACACCCTGTCCGTTCCACCCCTTGGTGGCGATGCATCCTCGCTAAGCGGCAGCGAATCGTCGATCTCGGGCGGTGAATTGGTTCCCAAGCCAGCCCCCGCCACCGCCACCGCCACCGATGCGGCCGAAACCGCAACGACACCCGACGCAGCAGCAACACCGCAAACGCCCGCCACGACCGACGCAGCAGCCGAAACCGATCAACCGGCTGCCGAAAGTGCTGAATCCACGGCCACCGAAGCTACCACCGAACCGGCCGACAACGCGTCCGGCGAAGATTCCGCCGAAGCGACCGACAAGTAA
- a CDS encoding YicC/YloC family endoribonuclease — MKPFNPAGVRSMTGQGHASDQSDLGTITVEVRTVNNRGFKCSSRISDSLSALDNKIETLARSLIHRGSVTLSISWRKPDNQDAPAVNREILKSYAQHLQQVRQELDDPSMTIELASLMTLPGVFVTHREDRRKDDELWAFVRGAIKAAIANLDRMRESEGQNMATTLRTDVQQIRQSLDQISILAPRAVETYRNRLETKIERILTERAIETQPVDLLREVQIYADRADISEEIMRLGSHLEMFQNVLDGTDNSDHREPTGRKLDFVIQEMFRETNTIGSKASDAEVSANVVEIKCAIERMRELVQNLE; from the coding sequence ATGAAGCCATTCAATCCCGCCGGCGTCCGCAGTATGACCGGCCAGGGCCACGCGTCCGATCAAAGCGACCTAGGCACCATCACGGTCGAGGTTCGCACGGTCAACAACCGCGGCTTCAAATGTTCGTCTCGGATCAGCGATTCGCTGTCCGCCCTGGACAACAAGATCGAAACACTGGCGCGGTCGCTGATTCACCGCGGCAGTGTGACATTGTCGATTTCGTGGCGAAAACCGGACAATCAGGACGCTCCCGCCGTCAATCGCGAAATCCTGAAGTCCTATGCCCAGCATCTGCAGCAGGTCCGCCAAGAACTAGACGACCCGTCGATGACGATCGAACTGGCATCCTTGATGACGTTGCCAGGCGTCTTTGTGACGCACCGTGAAGATCGCCGCAAAGATGACGAACTGTGGGCGTTTGTTCGCGGGGCCATCAAGGCCGCGATCGCAAATTTGGATCGGATGCGTGAAAGCGAAGGGCAAAACATGGCCACCACGCTTCGCACCGATGTCCAACAGATTCGCCAGTCGCTGGACCAGATCAGCATCTTGGCACCGCGTGCGGTCGAGACCTATCGCAATCGGCTAGAAACCAAGATCGAGCGGATTTTGACCGAACGAGCGATCGAGACGCAACCAGTCGATCTGCTTCGCGAGGTCCAAATCTACGCCGATCGAGCCGACATCAGCGAAGAAATCATGCGATTGGGCAGTCACCTAGAGATGTTTCAGAACGTTTTGGACGGAACCGACAACAGTGACCATCGCGAACCCACCGGCCGCAAACTAGACTTCGTGATCCAAGAAATGTTCCGCGAAACCAATACCATCGGCAGCAAGGCGTCCGACGCCGAAGTGTCGGCCAACGTGGTCGAAATCAAATGTGCGATTGAACGAATGCGGGAACTGGTCCAAAATTTGGAATGA
- the gmk gene encoding guanylate kinase — translation MSDGHPGRLIIISGPSGAGKSTVVRQLLQVCDLPITLSVSATTRPPRPGEVDGVQYHFLSAEEFAQQKAADEFLECKEVFGLGYWYGTLRRQVASGLNAGKWVILEIDVQGAMTVLENKSLNPISLFIHPGNMDELENRLRRRQTESEEVIAARLETAIAEMQYMHRYQYEIINGSVDVAVAEICQILKDQREKQRCSKS, via the coding sequence ATGAGTGACGGGCATCCAGGCCGATTGATCATCATTTCCGGACCGAGTGGTGCGGGAAAAAGCACGGTTGTGCGCCAACTTTTACAAGTCTGCGATTTGCCAATCACGCTCAGTGTGTCGGCAACCACCCGGCCGCCACGGCCCGGCGAAGTCGACGGTGTCCAGTATCACTTCCTATCGGCGGAGGAGTTCGCCCAGCAGAAAGCGGCCGACGAGTTCCTGGAATGCAAAGAGGTTTTTGGCCTCGGGTATTGGTACGGAACGCTACGCCGGCAGGTTGCCTCTGGCTTGAATGCCGGAAAATGGGTAATTTTGGAGATCGACGTCCAGGGTGCGATGACGGTTTTAGAGAACAAATCCCTGAACCCGATCTCGTTGTTCATCCATCCGGGTAATATGGACGAACTGGAAAATCGCCTTCGTCGGCGGCAAACCGAAAGCGAAGAAGTGATCGCTGCACGATTGGAAACAGCCATCGCCGAGATGCAGTACATGCATCGATATCAGTACGAAATCATCAACGGATCCGTCGACGTGGCGGTCGCCGAGATCTGTCAAATTCTGAAAGACCAAAGGGAAAAACAAAGATGCTCGAAGAGCTAA
- a CDS encoding DNA-directed RNA polymerase subunit omega, which translates to MLEELKEEEIVNKVGGRFKLSTLIQKRLVQLNQGSRALVNVDTHDKMSIVLQEIMQDKIVLNMDNEVESIPDLNAAVAAAEGPDLDVSDL; encoded by the coding sequence ATGCTCGAAGAGCTAAAAGAAGAAGAAATCGTCAACAAGGTTGGCGGTCGTTTCAAGCTCAGCACTCTGATCCAAAAGCGATTGGTCCAGCTGAACCAGGGCAGTCGTGCATTGGTCAACGTTGACACCCACGACAAGATGTCGATCGTGTTGCAAGAAATCATGCAAGACAAAATCGTCTTGAACATGGACAACGAAGTCGAATCGATTCCAGATTTGAACGCCGCCGTGGCAGCGGCCGAAGGTCCGGATTTGGACGTTTCGGATCTATAG
- a CDS encoding flavoprotein yields MANHPRTILLSIGGGIAAYKSAVLCSRLAQSGYSVRVAMTRAAASFIGPPTLAALSAKPVAIEMFDPRFPLGPHIELADGIDLMIVAPATANLLSKFACGTADDLVSTLYLQVEAPVLLAPAMSAPMWSKPSVQRNIDQLKSDGCHFVGPDSGWLSCRARGEGRMSEPESIVAAAEELLLSVPKESS; encoded by the coding sequence ATGGCAAACCATCCACGAACGATTCTGCTGTCTATCGGAGGCGGAATCGCAGCCTACAAGTCGGCTGTCCTATGCAGCCGACTGGCGCAATCGGGCTACTCGGTGCGCGTCGCGATGACGCGCGCCGCGGCCTCGTTTATCGGACCACCCACCCTGGCCGCTCTATCGGCCAAACCGGTGGCGATCGAGATGTTCGACCCCCGGTTCCCGCTGGGCCCACACATCGAACTGGCCGATGGCATCGATTTGATGATCGTTGCACCCGCGACGGCGAATTTATTGTCGAAATTTGCCTGCGGTACTGCCGATGACTTAGTCAGTACCCTGTATCTGCAAGTCGAAGCGCCGGTCCTGCTTGCACCGGCGATGAGTGCGCCGATGTGGAGCAAACCCTCGGTCCAGCGAAACATCGACCAACTGAAAAGTGATGGCTGTCACTTCGTCGGCCCCGACTCGGGATGGCTCAGCTGCCGTGCCCGTGGCGAAGGACGAATGAGTGAGCCCGAATCGATTGTCGCCGCAGCCGAAGAGTTGCTGCTGAGCGTGCCCAAGGAAAGTTCATAA